A genomic window from Gossypium hirsutum isolate 1008001.06 chromosome D10, Gossypium_hirsutum_v2.1, whole genome shotgun sequence includes:
- the LOC107915142 gene encoding uncharacterized protein isoform X1, with product MYTGQFVYCGKKATLMVGNVLPLRSIPEGAVVCNVEHHVGDRRTTLITTLPGISGAPQDNNIMLWNAVIFGLDDTPLDGGNKVNNIDDYYFDYLWCEDYKYIKVIFSDCRETSASQPRVHEDWITRNVADVVCIVFFITKIYLIKKMHCIFYYLAMCKYYFNIYDNLSSNFWILIVLLIYYFKF from the exons ATGTACACCGGACAGTTCGTGTACTGTGGTAAGAAGGCCACCCTTATGGTCGGAAACGTGTTGCCTCTTAGATCTATCCCCGAAGGAGCTGTCGTTTGCAACGTCGAACACCACGTTGGTGATCGTCGAACAACCCTGATAACGACACTACCAG GAATTAGTGGTGCACCTCAAGATAACAACATTATGCTTTGGAATGCTGTTATATTTGG ACTTGATGACACCCCATTGGATGGAG GCAACAAGGTGAATAATATCGATGATTATTACTTTGATTATTTATGGTGCGAAGATTATAAGTATATCAAGGTGATCTTTTCTGATTGTCGTGAAACTTCTGCATCTCAGCCGAG GGTACATGAAGATTGGATAACCAGGAATGTAGCAGATGTAGTTtgcattgtattttttattaccaagatttacttgattaagaaaatgcattgtattttttattaccttgcaatgtgtaaatattactttaatatttacgacaacttgagttctaacttttggattttaattgtgttattaatttattattttaaattctaa
- the LOC107915531 gene encoding small ubiquitin-related modifier 4 — translation MVGKERVTAATQSTLISLSRVKEEDPIVVKVQGQTQANTLNYWMGRNTPLRFLMRDYCERTGAVFKYTTFHVDGLRIASTKTPHDLGMEDGDIIDANSNQSGG, via the coding sequence ATGGTTGGAAAGGAAAGAGTGACAGCAGCAACTCAATCGACATTGATAAGTCTATCTCGGGTGAAAGAAGAGGATCCCATTGTTGTGAAAGTGCAAGGGCAGACGCAAGCCAATACGCTTAACTATTGGATGGGCCGAAACACGCCGCTGCGTTTTCTGATGCGTGATTACTGCGAGAGGACTGGTGCTGTTTTCAAATATACGACGTTCCATGTAGATGGTTTACGTATAGCATCTACCAAAACTCCCCATGATTTGGGGATGGAAGACGGTGATATCATCGATGCAAATTCCAACCAGTCTGGTGGCTGA
- the LOC107915142 gene encoding uncharacterized protein isoform X2, with the protein MYTGQFVYCGKKATLMVGNVLPLRSIPEGAVVCNVEHHVGDRRTTLITTLPGISGAPQDNNIMLWNAVIFGLDDTPLDGGNKVNNIDDYYFDYLWCEDYKYIKVIFSDCRETSASQPRLVSIDLNCLLVPLLAKTISLLIF; encoded by the exons ATGTACACCGGACAGTTCGTGTACTGTGGTAAGAAGGCCACCCTTATGGTCGGAAACGTGTTGCCTCTTAGATCTATCCCCGAAGGAGCTGTCGTTTGCAACGTCGAACACCACGTTGGTGATCGTCGAACAACCCTGATAACGACACTACCAG GAATTAGTGGTGCACCTCAAGATAACAACATTATGCTTTGGAATGCTGTTATATTTGG ACTTGATGACACCCCATTGGATGGAG GCAACAAGGTGAATAATATCGATGATTATTACTTTGATTATTTATGGTGCGAAGATTATAAGTATATCAAGGTGATCTTTTCTGATTGTCGTGAAACTTCTGCATCTCAGCCGAGGTTAGTCTCAATTGATCTCAATTGTCTCCTTGTTCCACTATTAGCTAAAACAATAAGCTTGTTGATTTTCTGA
- the LOC107915142 gene encoding uncharacterized protein isoform X3 — MYTGQFVYCGKKATLMVGNVLPLRSIPEGAVVCNVEHHVGDRRTTLITTLPGISGAPQDNNIMLWNAVIFGLDDTPLDGGYMKIG; from the exons ATGTACACCGGACAGTTCGTGTACTGTGGTAAGAAGGCCACCCTTATGGTCGGAAACGTGTTGCCTCTTAGATCTATCCCCGAAGGAGCTGTCGTTTGCAACGTCGAACACCACGTTGGTGATCGTCGAACAACCCTGATAACGACACTACCAG GAATTAGTGGTGCACCTCAAGATAACAACATTATGCTTTGGAATGCTGTTATATTTGG ACTTGATGACACCCCATTGGATGGAG GGTACATGAAGATTGGATAA
- the LOC107915142 gene encoding 60S ribosomal protein L8-1 isoform X4 encodes MYTGQFVYCGKKATLMVGNVLPLRSIPEGAVVCNVEHHVGDRRTTLITTLPGISGAPQDNNIMLWNAVIFGQQGE; translated from the exons ATGTACACCGGACAGTTCGTGTACTGTGGTAAGAAGGCCACCCTTATGGTCGGAAACGTGTTGCCTCTTAGATCTATCCCCGAAGGAGCTGTCGTTTGCAACGTCGAACACCACGTTGGTGATCGTCGAACAACCCTGATAACGACACTACCAG GAATTAGTGGTGCACCTCAAGATAACAACATTATGCTTTGGAATGCTGTTATATTTGG GCAACAAGGTGAATAA